One genomic window of Pungitius pungitius chromosome 11, fPunPun2.1, whole genome shotgun sequence includes the following:
- the scap gene encoding sterol regulatory element-binding protein cleavage-activating protein isoform X1 — translation MFPLLPAGRAERGSRGERYVNLAAPLNPKKPFEGCKRPRARELTWSPVSRSLDAPRRCVPGRAGQPNGRKLTPPTRMTLRQQLRDKISAAFYRHGLLCASYPVPIILFTSASILTCCYPLLRLPLPGTGPVEYTTGVRDYSVPSHEPQGDLGERPDWYRGPPVAYIQQVVVKAAVSPWDSSLVPVDVFRSPLGRAFSLLDEIRNHVHSDGSGVRSLETLCLQVTDLFPGLRRMQSVLPEHGCLLVSPGNYWQNQRELFDLDPDLLKTIQMHEPKGLHTSATLRDLLFGVPGKYTGVSHYNRKRVVTYTITVVLSRYDASFLGGLRARLKQLHPSANCSLRDDHMVHVHFKEEIGIAELVPLVTTYFILFAYIYFSTRKIDMVKSKWGLALAAVVTVLSSLLMSVGLCTLFGLTPTLNGGEIFPYLVVVIGLENVLVLTKSVVSTPVDLEVKLRIAQGLSNESWSIMKNMATELCIILIGYFTLVPAIQEFCLFAVVGLVSDFFLQMFFFTTVLSIDIRRMELADLNRRLPAEAGLPPPKPGPLRPREVPPPPRPSPHTITLQTPAFRNLRLPKRLRVVYFLARTRLAQRVIMVGTVIWIGILVYTDPAGIRAYLAAQVSEQSPLGDPGGGGLPPHHLGVAPVFRGGDPTSTLTIKPPDPTPVPENQSRGHHRASARTGPLTQAPPPAVPQITWGAEDEEGWRRLSFRHWPSLFSYYNITLAKRYISILPVIPVTVHLSPQEAIETRHPQDTRHPPPSIPKVSANLQTDFTLYKVAALGLAAGVLLVLLLFCLYRVLCPRNYGQNGVAHGRRRRGDLPCDDYGYSPPVSEISPLLLRGHSMDIECLASDGMLLASCCLAGQIRVWDTQTGDCLTVIPNVGLRRSSSSGRWEQREGWDGVGGAPEPECFGPSLGGDGPPEEEVYPVRRRAAPAWPTLFGDQPDLTPLIDTNFASQPPSHLCPPPRDGFDFGGLVERAYKEHEPPSPSAYPAPSSASSSPPSGASLQRSPSAGDAAAFSAQERASAAGTQAAADGESSVWAMELRGNLIAAGRSSGKLELWDAVEGSLRCINEDGGSGITALAFLNNRIVAARLNGSLDFFTVEINKPLGLLQYRGAPGRGSVPPSPCYSSEDVISCQLTRSVQCAHQKPITVLRAAAGRVVTGSQDHTVRVYRLEDSCCLFTLQGHSGGITAIYIDQTMVLASGGQDGAICLWDVLTGSRVSHVYGHRGDVTSLVCTTSCVISSGLDDLICIWDRSTGIKLYSIQQEAGCGASLGVISESLLVTGGQGCVSFWDLNFGDLLQTVYLGQSSDGQGVRQLLVLDNAAIICDFGSELSLVYVPSVLEKLD, via the exons CTATCCATTATTGAGGCTCCCCCTCCCAGGGACGGGTCCTGTGGAGTACACCACAGGGGTGCGAGACTACAGCGTCCCTTCCCATGAGCCTCAGGGAGACCTCGGAGAGCGGCCCGACTGg tacCGAGGTCCTCCGGTCGCCTACATCCAGCAGGTCGTGGTGAAAGCTGCCGTGTCTCCGTGGGACAGCAGCCTGGTGCCGGTGGACGTGTTTCGGTCGCCGCTGGGTCGAGCCTTCAGCCTGCTGGACGAGATCCGCAACCACGTGCACTCTGACGG CTCCGGGGTTCGCAGTCTGGAGACGCTGTGTCTCCAGGTGACGGACCTGTTTCCAGGGTTACGGCGCATGCAGTCGGTGCTGCCTGAGCACGGCTGCCTGCTCGTCTCCCCCGGCAACTACTGGCAGAACCAGAGGGAGCTGTTCGACCTGGACCCTGACCTCCTGAAGACCATCCAGATGCACGAGCCCAAAGGCCTGCACACCTCGGCCACCCTGCGAG acCTGCTGTTTGGTGTCCCTGGGAAGTACACCGGGGTCAGTCACTACAACAGGAAGAGGGTGGTGACCTACACCATCACCGTAGTACTATCCCGCTACGACGCAAG CTTCCTGGGCGGCCTGCGGGCCCGTCTGAAGCAGCTCCACCCGTCAGCCAACTGCAGCCTGAGGGACGACCACATGGTCCACGTCCACTTCAAAGAGGAGATTGGCATCGCCGAGCTCGTCCCCCTCGTCACCACCTACTTCATCCTGTTCGCCTACATCTACTTCTCCACAC GTAAGATTGACATGGTGAAGTCCAAGTGGGGTCTGGCCCTGGCCGCTGTGGTCACAGTCCTTAGCTCCCTGCTAATGTCGGTGGGACTGTGCACGCTCTTCGGACTCACGCCCACGCTCAACGGAGG GGAGATTTTTCCTTACCTGGTCGTAGTGATCGGTCTGGAGAACGTCTTGGTCCTCACCAAGTCCGTGGTGTCCACCCCTGTCGACCTCGAGGTCAAACTCCGTATTGCTCAGG gtctTAGTAATGAGAGCTGGTCTATCATGAAGAACATGGCCACAGAACTCTGCATCATCCTAATTGGATATTTCACCCTTGTGCCAGCTATCCAG GAGTTCTGTCTGTTTGCTGTAGTCGGGCTGGTTTCTGACTTCTTCCTGCAGATGTTCTTCTTCACAACGGTGCTGTCCATAGACATCCGACGCATGGAG CTGGCTGACTTGAACCGCCGCCTGCCGGCCGAAGCAGGTCTGCCGCCGCCGAAGCCCGGCCCGCTGCGCCCGCGAGaggtcccccctcccccccggccctCCCCCCACACCATCACCCTGCAGACCCCGGCCTTCAGGAACCTCCGGCTCCCCAAGAGGCTGCGCGTGGTGTACTTCCTGGCGCGCACGCGCCTGGCGCAGCGCGTCATCATG GTGGGCACGGTGATCTGGATCGGGATCCTGGTCTACACCGACCCAGCGGGAATACGCGCCTACCTGGCCGCACAAGTGTCTGAGCAAAGCCCCCTGGGGGATcccggggggggcggcctgcccccccaccacctcggggtggcgCCCGTCTTCCGCGGCGGCGATCCCACCAGCACCCTCACCATCAAACCGCCGGATCCAACTCCCGTACCGGAGAACCAGTCTCGGGGCCACCACCGCGCCTCCGCCAGGACGGGGCCCCTCACCCAGGCTCCGCCCCCCGCCGTGCCCCAGATCACATGGGGagcggaggacgaggagggctGGAGGAGGCTCTCCTTCAGGCACTGGCCGTCGCTCTTCAGCTACTACAACATCACTTTAGCCAAGAG ATACATCAGCATCCTGCCCGTCATTCCCGTCACTGTTCACCTGAGCCCTCAGGAGGCCATCGAGACGCGTCACCCTCAGGACACCAGACACCCCCCTCCATCCATTCCCAAAGTGTCTGCCAATCTACAGACCGACTTCACCCTCTACAA gGTGGCGGCTCTGGGCCTGGCGGCGGGCGTCCTGCTGGTTCTGCTGCTCTTCTGCCTCTACCGAGTTCTTTGCCCACGGAACTACGGCCAGAACGGCGTGGCTCACGGGCGGCGGCGCCGCGGGGACCTGCCCTGCGACGACTACGGCTACTCGCCGCCCGTCAGCGAGATCTCACCGCTGCTGCTCAGGGGCCACAGCATG GACATCGAGTGCTTGGCCAGCGACGGGATGCTGCTGGCCAGCTGCTGCCTGGCCGGACAGATCCGGGTTTGGGACACTCAGACCGGCGACTGTTTGACCGTCATCCCGAACGTCGG GCTCCgacggagcagcagcagtggccGCTGGGAGCAGCGGGAGGGCTGGGACGGTGTGGGCGGAGCCCCGGAGCCCGAGTGCTTCGGCCCCTCCCTCGGTGGCGACGGACcgccggaggaggaggtctACCCGGTGCGGCGCCGCGCCGCCCCCGCCTGGCCGACTCTGTTTGGCGACCAGCCCGATCTCACCCCGCTCATCGACACCAACTTCGCCTcccagcccccctcccacctctgcCCGCCGCCCAGGGACGGCTTTGACTTCGGCGGCCTGGTGGAGCGCGCCTACAAGGAGCACGAGCCCCCTTCGCCGTCCGCCTACCCCGCCCCTTCCTCcgcgtcctcctcgccgccctCGGGGGCTTCGCTCCAGAGAAGCCCCAGCGCAGGGGACGCAGCCGCCTTCTCGGCCCAAGAAAGGGCCTCGGCGGCGGGGACGCAGGCGGCGGCAGACGGGGAGAGCTCCGTGTGGGCCATGGAGCTGAGAGGGAATCTGATCGCTGCTGGGAGGAGCAGCGGCAAACTGGAG TTGTGGGACGCAGTCGAAGGGTCGTTACGTTGCATCAATGAAGACGGAGGCTCTGGGATCACGGCGCTCGCCTTCCTCAACAACAG AATTGTGGCAGCTCGGCTCAACGGGTCTCTGGATTTCTTCACTGTTGAGATAAACAAACCTCTGGGTCTTCTGCAGTACCGAG gtgccCCCGGGCGAGGCAgcgtgcccccctccccctgttaCAGCAGCGAAGATGTGATCAGCTGCCAGCTCACCCGCTCGGTCCAGTGCGCCCACCAGAAGCCCATCACGGTGCTGCGAGCGGCCGCCGGGCGCGTCGTCACCGGCAGCCAGGACCACACCGTGCGG GTGTATCGCCTGGAGGACTCGTGTTGCCTCTTCACGCTGCAGGGTCACTCTGGAGGGATCACAGCCATCTACATAGACCAG ACGATGGTCCTGGCGAGTGGCGGCCAAGACGGCGCCATCTGCCTGTGGGACGTCTTGACGGGGAGTCGCGTCAGCCATGTTTACGGTCACCGCGGCGACGTGACCTCGCTCGTTTGCACCACGTCTTGCGTCATCAGCTCGGGCCTCGATGACCTCATCTGTATCTGGGACCGCAGCACTGGGATCAAGCTCTACTCCATACAGCAG GAGGCGGGTTGCGGGGCCAGTCTGGGAGTGATCTCCGAGTCTCTCCTGGTGACGGGGGGCCAGGGCTGCGTCTCCTTCTGGGACCTGAACTTCGGCGACCTGCTGCAGACGGTCTACCTGGGCCAGAGCAGCGACGGCCAGGGCGTCCGGCAGCTGCTCGTCCTCGACAACGCCGCCATCATCTGTGACTTTGGCAGCGAGCTCAGCCTGGTGTACGTTCCCTCGGTGCTGGAAAAACTAGACTAG
- the scap gene encoding sterol regulatory element-binding protein cleavage-activating protein isoform X2 encodes MDAALKGFGKTHLFANSVSLEDVLYVIQKIADMALEYLSPGDAFKLSILASVAKRSLDAPRRCVPGRAGQPNGRKLTPPTRMTLRQQLRDKISAAFYRHGLLCASYPVPIILFTSASILTCCYPLLRLPLPGTGPVEYTTGVRDYSVPSHEPQGDLGERPDWYRGPPVAYIQQVVVKAAVSPWDSSLVPVDVFRSPLGRAFSLLDEIRNHVHSDGSGVRSLETLCLQVTDLFPGLRRMQSVLPEHGCLLVSPGNYWQNQRELFDLDPDLLKTIQMHEPKGLHTSATLRDLLFGVPGKYTGVSHYNRKRVVTYTITVVLSRYDASFLGGLRARLKQLHPSANCSLRDDHMVHVHFKEEIGIAELVPLVTTYFILFAYIYFSTRKIDMVKSKWGLALAAVVTVLSSLLMSVGLCTLFGLTPTLNGGEIFPYLVVVIGLENVLVLTKSVVSTPVDLEVKLRIAQGLSNESWSIMKNMATELCIILIGYFTLVPAIQEFCLFAVVGLVSDFFLQMFFFTTVLSIDIRRMELADLNRRLPAEAGLPPPKPGPLRPREVPPPPRPSPHTITLQTPAFRNLRLPKRLRVVYFLARTRLAQRVIMVGTVIWIGILVYTDPAGIRAYLAAQVSEQSPLGDPGGGGLPPHHLGVAPVFRGGDPTSTLTIKPPDPTPVPENQSRGHHRASARTGPLTQAPPPAVPQITWGAEDEEGWRRLSFRHWPSLFSYYNITLAKRYISILPVIPVTVHLSPQEAIETRHPQDTRHPPPSIPKVSANLQTDFTLYKVAALGLAAGVLLVLLLFCLYRVLCPRNYGQNGVAHGRRRRGDLPCDDYGYSPPVSEISPLLLRGHSMDIECLASDGMLLASCCLAGQIRVWDTQTGDCLTVIPNVGLRRSSSSGRWEQREGWDGVGGAPEPECFGPSLGGDGPPEEEVYPVRRRAAPAWPTLFGDQPDLTPLIDTNFASQPPSHLCPPPRDGFDFGGLVERAYKEHEPPSPSAYPAPSSASSSPPSGASLQRSPSAGDAAAFSAQERASAAGTQAAADGESSVWAMELRGNLIAAGRSSGKLELWDAVEGSLRCINEDGGSGITALAFLNNRIVAARLNGSLDFFTVEINKPLGLLQYRGAPGRGSVPPSPCYSSEDVISCQLTRSVQCAHQKPITVLRAAAGRVVTGSQDHTVRVYRLEDSCCLFTLQGHSGGITAIYIDQTMVLASGGQDGAICLWDVLTGSRVSHVYGHRGDVTSLVCTTSCVISSGLDDLICIWDRSTGIKLYSIQQEAGCGASLGVISESLLVTGGQGCVSFWDLNFGDLLQTVYLGQSSDGQGVRQLLVLDNAAIICDFGSELSLVYVPSVLEKLD; translated from the exons CTATCCATTATTGAGGCTCCCCCTCCCAGGGACGGGTCCTGTGGAGTACACCACAGGGGTGCGAGACTACAGCGTCCCTTCCCATGAGCCTCAGGGAGACCTCGGAGAGCGGCCCGACTGg tacCGAGGTCCTCCGGTCGCCTACATCCAGCAGGTCGTGGTGAAAGCTGCCGTGTCTCCGTGGGACAGCAGCCTGGTGCCGGTGGACGTGTTTCGGTCGCCGCTGGGTCGAGCCTTCAGCCTGCTGGACGAGATCCGCAACCACGTGCACTCTGACGG CTCCGGGGTTCGCAGTCTGGAGACGCTGTGTCTCCAGGTGACGGACCTGTTTCCAGGGTTACGGCGCATGCAGTCGGTGCTGCCTGAGCACGGCTGCCTGCTCGTCTCCCCCGGCAACTACTGGCAGAACCAGAGGGAGCTGTTCGACCTGGACCCTGACCTCCTGAAGACCATCCAGATGCACGAGCCCAAAGGCCTGCACACCTCGGCCACCCTGCGAG acCTGCTGTTTGGTGTCCCTGGGAAGTACACCGGGGTCAGTCACTACAACAGGAAGAGGGTGGTGACCTACACCATCACCGTAGTACTATCCCGCTACGACGCAAG CTTCCTGGGCGGCCTGCGGGCCCGTCTGAAGCAGCTCCACCCGTCAGCCAACTGCAGCCTGAGGGACGACCACATGGTCCACGTCCACTTCAAAGAGGAGATTGGCATCGCCGAGCTCGTCCCCCTCGTCACCACCTACTTCATCCTGTTCGCCTACATCTACTTCTCCACAC GTAAGATTGACATGGTGAAGTCCAAGTGGGGTCTGGCCCTGGCCGCTGTGGTCACAGTCCTTAGCTCCCTGCTAATGTCGGTGGGACTGTGCACGCTCTTCGGACTCACGCCCACGCTCAACGGAGG GGAGATTTTTCCTTACCTGGTCGTAGTGATCGGTCTGGAGAACGTCTTGGTCCTCACCAAGTCCGTGGTGTCCACCCCTGTCGACCTCGAGGTCAAACTCCGTATTGCTCAGG gtctTAGTAATGAGAGCTGGTCTATCATGAAGAACATGGCCACAGAACTCTGCATCATCCTAATTGGATATTTCACCCTTGTGCCAGCTATCCAG GAGTTCTGTCTGTTTGCTGTAGTCGGGCTGGTTTCTGACTTCTTCCTGCAGATGTTCTTCTTCACAACGGTGCTGTCCATAGACATCCGACGCATGGAG CTGGCTGACTTGAACCGCCGCCTGCCGGCCGAAGCAGGTCTGCCGCCGCCGAAGCCCGGCCCGCTGCGCCCGCGAGaggtcccccctcccccccggccctCCCCCCACACCATCACCCTGCAGACCCCGGCCTTCAGGAACCTCCGGCTCCCCAAGAGGCTGCGCGTGGTGTACTTCCTGGCGCGCACGCGCCTGGCGCAGCGCGTCATCATG GTGGGCACGGTGATCTGGATCGGGATCCTGGTCTACACCGACCCAGCGGGAATACGCGCCTACCTGGCCGCACAAGTGTCTGAGCAAAGCCCCCTGGGGGATcccggggggggcggcctgcccccccaccacctcggggtggcgCCCGTCTTCCGCGGCGGCGATCCCACCAGCACCCTCACCATCAAACCGCCGGATCCAACTCCCGTACCGGAGAACCAGTCTCGGGGCCACCACCGCGCCTCCGCCAGGACGGGGCCCCTCACCCAGGCTCCGCCCCCCGCCGTGCCCCAGATCACATGGGGagcggaggacgaggagggctGGAGGAGGCTCTCCTTCAGGCACTGGCCGTCGCTCTTCAGCTACTACAACATCACTTTAGCCAAGAG ATACATCAGCATCCTGCCCGTCATTCCCGTCACTGTTCACCTGAGCCCTCAGGAGGCCATCGAGACGCGTCACCCTCAGGACACCAGACACCCCCCTCCATCCATTCCCAAAGTGTCTGCCAATCTACAGACCGACTTCACCCTCTACAA gGTGGCGGCTCTGGGCCTGGCGGCGGGCGTCCTGCTGGTTCTGCTGCTCTTCTGCCTCTACCGAGTTCTTTGCCCACGGAACTACGGCCAGAACGGCGTGGCTCACGGGCGGCGGCGCCGCGGGGACCTGCCCTGCGACGACTACGGCTACTCGCCGCCCGTCAGCGAGATCTCACCGCTGCTGCTCAGGGGCCACAGCATG GACATCGAGTGCTTGGCCAGCGACGGGATGCTGCTGGCCAGCTGCTGCCTGGCCGGACAGATCCGGGTTTGGGACACTCAGACCGGCGACTGTTTGACCGTCATCCCGAACGTCGG GCTCCgacggagcagcagcagtggccGCTGGGAGCAGCGGGAGGGCTGGGACGGTGTGGGCGGAGCCCCGGAGCCCGAGTGCTTCGGCCCCTCCCTCGGTGGCGACGGACcgccggaggaggaggtctACCCGGTGCGGCGCCGCGCCGCCCCCGCCTGGCCGACTCTGTTTGGCGACCAGCCCGATCTCACCCCGCTCATCGACACCAACTTCGCCTcccagcccccctcccacctctgcCCGCCGCCCAGGGACGGCTTTGACTTCGGCGGCCTGGTGGAGCGCGCCTACAAGGAGCACGAGCCCCCTTCGCCGTCCGCCTACCCCGCCCCTTCCTCcgcgtcctcctcgccgccctCGGGGGCTTCGCTCCAGAGAAGCCCCAGCGCAGGGGACGCAGCCGCCTTCTCGGCCCAAGAAAGGGCCTCGGCGGCGGGGACGCAGGCGGCGGCAGACGGGGAGAGCTCCGTGTGGGCCATGGAGCTGAGAGGGAATCTGATCGCTGCTGGGAGGAGCAGCGGCAAACTGGAG TTGTGGGACGCAGTCGAAGGGTCGTTACGTTGCATCAATGAAGACGGAGGCTCTGGGATCACGGCGCTCGCCTTCCTCAACAACAG AATTGTGGCAGCTCGGCTCAACGGGTCTCTGGATTTCTTCACTGTTGAGATAAACAAACCTCTGGGTCTTCTGCAGTACCGAG gtgccCCCGGGCGAGGCAgcgtgcccccctccccctgttaCAGCAGCGAAGATGTGATCAGCTGCCAGCTCACCCGCTCGGTCCAGTGCGCCCACCAGAAGCCCATCACGGTGCTGCGAGCGGCCGCCGGGCGCGTCGTCACCGGCAGCCAGGACCACACCGTGCGG GTGTATCGCCTGGAGGACTCGTGTTGCCTCTTCACGCTGCAGGGTCACTCTGGAGGGATCACAGCCATCTACATAGACCAG ACGATGGTCCTGGCGAGTGGCGGCCAAGACGGCGCCATCTGCCTGTGGGACGTCTTGACGGGGAGTCGCGTCAGCCATGTTTACGGTCACCGCGGCGACGTGACCTCGCTCGTTTGCACCACGTCTTGCGTCATCAGCTCGGGCCTCGATGACCTCATCTGTATCTGGGACCGCAGCACTGGGATCAAGCTCTACTCCATACAGCAG GAGGCGGGTTGCGGGGCCAGTCTGGGAGTGATCTCCGAGTCTCTCCTGGTGACGGGGGGCCAGGGCTGCGTCTCCTTCTGGGACCTGAACTTCGGCGACCTGCTGCAGACGGTCTACCTGGGCCAGAGCAGCGACGGCCAGGGCGTCCGGCAGCTGCTCGTCCTCGACAACGCCGCCATCATCTGTGACTTTGGCAGCGAGCTCAGCCTGGTGTACGTTCCCTCGGTGCTGGAAAAACTAGACTAG